AAAAATTAGCTAGTGGCCTTCGTGATCAAATCTGCTCAATATGGACGAAAGGCTTCACGAAAAAAAATTGGCAAGACATTGGCTAAAGATTGACAACTTGATGCTAATGGTGCCAATTAATTGGCAATGGATTGGCTATGGGCATAATGAACATGTTTGATGGTTAGCGTTTTAATATTCATATAAAAGGTGGAAGTTCAATCGTCACTAGGATCATATCTTGCCGGTGATGACAAGAGAAACCCTACACGAATGAAGCAAGTAAATTTGGTAATTAAACTCCATTACGTGAACAAATGCTAGTATGAATGTTGTACACTATGATGGTTAAGCTGCAATCAATGACTAGTATTCTTGAAAGACAACAATTCAATCTTTTTTGAAAACGTCTATACTTTTTTACTGTTTTCAAGATTTTTGTACGTAAATTACAGATATGTCAACTCTGTAAAATTTTATGTTCAAAATTACTTTTCAATTAAAATCCAAAATCCCATCACTTACGCACCATGTGGTTGTTTTCAAGCATAATAAAGTAACCCACCTAGACGATAACGTGCGTTCAGACCCTGTTAGTGACTTTTAACCGACGCTAAAAAGAACCAGACGGTCATGTTAGTTTGGACAACTGACGTCCTGTCATTGCCAATAATTTTAGTATTGCTTAACAATCTTAAAGTACATGACATCTAAATTTTGTTGTACTACGTAATTAATAAGAACCAAATTTTTGAACGAAAATTACCTTTGAAGGCTCTAAACCTTTAAACTTCTATCAATTATCACAAAACGATATGTGACTAATTAAATATTTGACTTGTTTGACATCAAAATGTTGATATGTACTACGCAACTTATTTGGTTCATTTGGAGTAGACATTAATCAAGTTATGGCCGTGTTATGACTTATTTGCACAACTTCTGAAATATCACGACACAAAAAGAATCCTACTTTTAACATCTATAGATCTATAAATAACTTGCATacctaaaaacttaaatatataaaaccatatttagtaCTAACAAATAATTTTTAAATTAGTTTGTTTGACGCAACTAAAGAATCAAAATTATATAACTCGACCAAAGTGAAGGAATTTAAAGCTTAATAGCCGTGAAAGCTAGGTTCAATAATTGTACTTCGTAACTGTTTAAAGTAATAAGAGTAGTGGGTAAAGTAATAAGAGTAGTGGGTGTCCGGAGTCAGATCCATCGTCTAGATCGATGCGTCCCTTGAAAGGATACCAGCCCACTGTTGCTCTGTGTCTATGTCAGCGTCAGTTCTTCATTCTCGGTGTACCgacaatgtttttttttttatttttcaattaTTCTAGTTTCTTATTGATCAAAGTCATTTATTCTGTCACCAATACTTTGAACCAATGACACTGAACGACACCTCACTTTAATCAATTTCAAGGTCCATTTTCTACTTTGAAATGAACACTTAAAACGGACACGGATACCTCTTGCTCTAAAGGTTCTATTTATTaggaaaaaaaaaacttattaacgtGGTGGAAGCTAAAAAGGAAAAAgtgatttaattaaaaaaaaatttaaaaattcaaatattccaTGTAGGTGGTGCACTGAGATTGTCCGTTTAGATATAGATGGAAGAGTAATTAACTACGGAATGAAATAAAAGCTACTTTTGTATAATATATAACGCGTATGAATATATATGTAACTTTATCAATATTAATTTCTGAATTTTTCAGAAGAACATCACCACAATTACACTTCAAACCTGTATATCCAATTCATAAATGAAAGATGAAATTTTGCAAAAAATATCAAGAGTACATGCAAGCGCATGATCAAAAGAAATTACCTGCTGTTGGTTTTAAAAATCTCAAAAAGATCTTAAAACGTTGTCGTACTGATGCAATTCTTTCACAGAATTCACATCCATCACAATCATCCTTGCAGATTAATCAATCTTCCAATCACAATTCTGCAATTTGTCCCGATCATTGCCCCGGTAAACATTCATATATTCACATATATGTTTAAATGTTTGTCTCTATGACCATTACATTTTGATTAATTAATTTGTCCCTAAGGTGTTTAATTAATTGTCACAAAGATGGTGGCTTTATTTCATTTAGCATCATTTATATCTGTTTCAATAACTGAATGATTAATATGGATTAGTTACCATGCAAGGAATATGATTTTTTAATTGTGTGTTTTTGTTCATACATGTTTGTATATTATATACCAACATTGATTTCGTTTAATCTTTGTGTAGTGTGTGATGGAACTTTTTTTCCCTGTCTTCTAAATGAGATGTCAGCAGTGGTTGGATGCTTTAACAAGCGTGCACGAAAACTGCTTGATTTACATTTAGCAACAGGGTTTCGTAAGTACTACGTTATGTGTAGAGGTAAAATGAAGAAAAACCATGGTGCTTTAGTTCAAGAAGGCAAAGACCTTGTTGGTTATGCAATTATCAACGCCATTGCCATGCGTAAAATTCTCAAGAAATATGATAAGGTTGGTATTTTCATTTCAATGTAGTGTTTTGTAATGgctcaaacaagtgatgtacgaggcTGTTTACTTTTATTTTGTATCAAGTGCTGTTTATATATGCCTCTGTTTGGAAAAGGGGTATTTGTTTCCATGTCTACTACAAACAGATCATTTTTCAAATTAAGTGACAAAGAAACAACAATTTTTACTTACTGAATTAATTAAGAGTTGTACATAAGGTAAGTAAACAGGCCTGGTATTTTAGATGCATAAAGCGTCATAAGCCATTGTATTTAAAAAGTTAGATCAATATTGATATCACATAACACAAAGTGTTTTGGGTCAACATTAGGAGTCCGTTTTGACTTGCGCGCAAAATGTTGATTTCGTTGTGTATATATGATGTTGTATGTTATATTGTATCTGTAGATACATTATTCTACGCACGGGCAAGCATTCAGATCACAAGTTCAAAGCATGCACATTGAAATCCTGCAGTCTCCATGGCTGTGTGAACTTATTGCGTTCCATATTAACCTAAGGGAAACAAAGTTGAATACTAGAAAGGCTTCTGAGTTATGCGAGGGCTGTTGTCTTGTATTCAATGACGCAAAACCATCTCTTTCGTGTGAGCTTTCTGATAGTTTCAAACTTGAGATTGGTTTGACTTGTTCTATATGCTTGGTAAGTTCATAATTTTTGTCCTGTTTTTTGAGTTGTAATTTAGCTGATTCACTATAGATCACCTGCTGATTAATGTTTTTTAAAATTATTTAACAGGATACTGTATTTGATTCAGTTTCTCTTACTTGTGGGCACATCTTCTGCTACATGTGTGCTTGCAAGGCTGCATCAGTAACAATTGTAGATGGATTAAAAGCAGCAAGATCAACATCAAAATGCCCTCTTTGTCGAGAGGTATGATCTTCTGACTCCTTTTCCTTCTAGTACGTGTCATTATAGGTGGCACGACCACCGAGTCATGTATCATATTCAGACGGGTTTGGTTTTGTATAATCCGAAATGGGGCGGGTTAAGTCAGCTAACACTTTTTTGTGTAGTAGTAATAATTATTCAAACCCAAAATTCCCTCTTTGTCTAGAATTATGCATACACTCGGCGCTTCTTTTTAACAGTATCTGTCTAATAATTTGAATGCGTTAATTATGACTATAAAAACAATGTTAGTGTAATATCTATTATAGGTCTAGAGATCAAACAATAAGTAGTAATTAACTAGTTTTCTATCTGACTAATTTGAGATAGAACGCTACCTAGCAAGCCCCATACATTAGTAATGGGTTGAAATTACCATTCATATAGCACGTGTTGGATGGTTCACTGCAATAACTGGCATACAATTTACAACTCAACATTCAACAAGACAACAACCATGTTGATAATATTGAATACACATGTGCCATGTTTTTGTCTACAACGGAGATTTTATATATCTTTTTGGTGTATTTACAGGCAGGGGTTTTTGAAGGAGCTCTCCATTTGGATGAGCTTAACATTCTACTAAGTAGAAGGTATGCTTTCTTAACCTTATACTCCGTATCTAAATTTAATCAAACATAAACCATAGTTGAAGAAGATCAAACTTACTGGTTTTGGAAACTTTGACAGTTGTCCTAAATATTGGGACGAAAGACTTCGGAATGAAAGAGTGGAAAGGATCAGACAAGCAAAGGAACACTGGGAATCCCAGTCGCGGGCATTTCTTGGGATCTAAatgcggtttttttttttttttttttttcttgaaaGCCCTTGAATAAATAGCACCAACAATCAATGTGCAGAAGCCTTGTTTAAGTttgttcaactttttttttttttttttttttttttttttttttttttttgttgcaatTTTTATTCTTTCAACGATTTTTGTACATGTAGAGGTGATTAGGGAtgtcaatggatcggatatggatcgggtgaggccgtatccatatccatatccatttattttttttagttttcatccatccatacccatatccgtcgggtgaagcgggttaatggataattatccatatccgtttaaatttatcttatttttaacaattataagcggtgattCATTATATAcgattaaaagtaatattttttaatagtttatgcgaccgaaagtcacatttttactaatctatataacaaatattcaataaatagcctattaaatgtgtaaagatatcgacatgtaagttgcttacttttagttacat
The window above is part of the Rutidosis leptorrhynchoides isolate AG116_Rl617_1_P2 chromosome 1, CSIRO_AGI_Rlap_v1, whole genome shotgun sequence genome. Proteins encoded here:
- the LOC139875546 gene encoding probable E3 ubiquitin-protein ligase BAH1-like 1; this translates as MKFCKKYQEYMQAHDQKKLPAVGFKNLKKILKRCRTDAILSQNSHPSQSSLQINQSSNHNSAICPDHCPVCDGTFFPCLLNEMSAVVGCFNKRARKLLDLHLATGFRKYYVMCRGKMKKNHGALVQEGKDLVGYAIINAIAMRKILKKYDKIHYSTHGQAFRSQVQSMHIEILQSPWLCELIAFHINLRETKLNTRKASELCEGCCLVFNDAKPSLSCELSDSFKLEIGLTCSICLDTVFDSVSLTCGHIFCYMCACKAASVTIVDGLKAARSTSKCPLCREAGVFEGALHLDELNILLSRSCPKYWDERLRNERVERIRQAKEHWESQSRAFLGI